The DNA region TATTAATAGAAATGAGGATGCCTCCCGACTTAATACTATATTATTCGTACCTCCTTCACAAACGTTAAACAAATCTATTTTTTATGAGGAAGGGTTTATTATCGCATTTGACAGAGAATATCTTCAAGAAGACGATAAAGAATTTTCAATAGATGTCTTCAATCTCTTTAATTCAGATGAACAAAATCGAAAACTAATTATATCAAAAGAGGTTGAAGATAATCTAAATCATGTTATGCAATTAATGAGATTTGAGGTAGATAATGAGTTTGGAAGTTTTTTAGTATTAAAACCACTCGTTAAGGTCTTTCTATTGCAGTTAATACGATTGTCTCAAAACAAGTTTTTAAAACAGGACGTTCATCAGAAAAGAATTTATCAGTTTTTAATGTTATTGGAAGAGAATTTTATAACTCAAAGGAAATGCAGTTTTTATGCCAACCACTTAGGTTTAAGTGCTAAAAGATTAAATCAGATATTAAACACTAAAATGAATACAACTGTCACTCAACAGATTCATTCAAGGCTGTTACTAGAAGCGAAAAGAATGTTGGTAGAAAGTGAATTGACAATCAAGGAAATTGCGTACAATCTTCAATTTAATGATCATTCTTATTTTAGCCGATTTTTTAAAAAAAATAGTGGCTTTACTCCAGAAGAATATAAAAAGCATAATTAATTATGTTAACAATGAGTCTTTTACTACTTTATTTTGTATATTGATTCTAGATTCCATCATGTTAAAGGTATTTCAATATTATTATCAGTTGAGTTTATCTTAGCTTAAATGCATAATAGCTTAATTTTAATTTCTACTAACGTGGCGAAGTCTACAAATTGTTCTTTTGTAAACATAAAAATTTAGAATAGAGTTTGCGGCGTGGTTAGATATGGATAAAATAGACTTTTTAACATTTTACAGTGTTCTCTTACGGCTTCCTTTCCTTCTTTTCGAAAACTTGCTTCATTATAAGCTATCCAAAAATCACCTACAATAAAAATCTGACGTACTAAATATAAAAATTGCTTCTCTGGTATATCTTTTCGGAATATTTTTTTCTGAACAAGCTGTAGGAAAATTTCTAAAAATTCAACTTTCCTACGCTTATTTATGTCAATGTAAGCACTTCGTATCTTTTGATTTTTTTGGGATAGAGATTGAAAATTTAAAGGAACAAATTTGTACTTATGTACTAGAACAACGGAATCTACAATAAATTGATTTAGAGAATCCAGTGAAAAATGGTGCTGATTTTGCAACGTTGCCATTAGCGTATCAAATTCTTTCTCAAATGCATGAAAGAGCTGTATTAAAATGTCTTCTGTGTGTT from Rhizosphaericola mali includes:
- a CDS encoding helix-turn-helix domain-containing protein, whose product is MKFQNIKSTNYSHLLDPSKFVVSELTQNHNNKIFKTNQVLLFKMFWYHENINRNEDASRLNTILFVPPSQTLNKSIFYEEGFIIAFDREYLQEDDKEFSIDVFNLFNSDEQNRKLIISKEVEDNLNHVMQLMRFEVDNEFGSFLVLKPLVKVFLLQLIRLSQNKFLKQDVHQKRIYQFLMLLEENFITQRKCSFYANHLGLSAKRLNQILNTKMNTTVTQQIHSRLLLEAKRMLVESELTIKEIAYNLQFNDHSYFSRFFKKNSGFTPEEYKKHN
- a CDS encoding TetR/AcrR family transcriptional regulator; this translates as MSTKEKILESARFLYNKYGIDNITTRDIAKDIAISAGNLHYHFKHTEDILIQLFHAFEKEFDTLMATLQNQHHFSLDSLNQFIVDSVVLVHKYKFVPLNFQSLSQKNQKIRSAYIDINKRRKVEFLEIFLQLVQKKIFRKDIPEKQFLYLVRQIFIVGDFWIAYNEASFRKEGKEAVREHCKMLKSLFYPYLTTPQTLF